In the genome of Gaiellales bacterium, the window CTTCAGCGCCGCGGCCACCAGCTACGAGATGCTGCTCGTCGCGCGGCTCTTCCTCGGCATCGTGACGGCGGCCGCCGGCCCGCTGGTCGCCTCGCTCGTCGGCGACTACTTCGACGGGCGCGACCGCGGCCGGGTGTGGGGCCTGATCCTGATGGGTGAGCTCGTGGGCGTCGGGTTCGGGTTCCTGGTCACCGGCGACATCGCGCTGCTGTCATGGCGGGCGGCGTTCGTCGCGCTGGCGCTGCCGGCGTTCGCGCTGGCCTGGTTCGTCCGCCGGCTGCCAGAGCCGGAGCGCGGTGGCGGCGGGGAGACGGGACCCGACCGGATGTCGCTGCCGACGGCGGCCCGCTACGTCCTCCGAGTCCGCACGAACGCCCTCCTGATCGTTGCCAGCACCCTGGGCTACTACTTCCTCGCCGGCATCCAGACCTTCGGGGCGGAGTTCACGAAGAAGCAGTACGGCGAGAGCCAGGCCGTCGTGAACGGCATGGTCGTCGTCGTCGGCGCGGGCGCACTGCTCGGCGTGCTGGCGGGCGGCACCGCGGGCGACGCGCTGGCCCGCCGCGGGCATGCCGCGGGCCGCGTGACCGTGGCCGCGGTGAGCGTCGCGCTCGCCGCTGTGCTCTTCATCCCCGCGATCCTGAGCACGGGCGGGCTCGGGGCGCTGCCCTACCTGGTGGCGGCTGCCTTCATGCTGGCGGCGCAGAACCCTCCGCTCGACGCGGCCCGGCTCGACGTCGTGCCGGGGCGGCTCTGGGGTCGCGCAGAGGCGGTGCGGACGGTCGTGAAATCGCTCGCCCAGGCCCTCGCGCCGCTGCTGTTCGGCGCCATCTCCGACCATGTCTTCGGTGGCGGCAAGAGCGGCCTCAAGTGGACGTTCTTGGTGATGCTGGTCCCGCTGGCGGGCAGCGCCGTGATCCTGTGGCGGGCCCGGCGGACCTACCCCGGCGACGCTGCCGCCGCCGGGGCGCGATCCGCGGAGCCGCCGCAGCGCGGCGCGGCCCACATGAGGGTCAGCCGACCCGGACCGAGGCCGTCCGGTACTGGTTGAACGGGTTGTCGTCCGCGAAGGCGCTCTCCGAGACGACGCCGCCGCGCACGGTCACCGTGCCGTGCGTCGCGGTCACGCGCACGACGAACTTCGTGGTCAGGCTCGTCCCGGCCGCGACGTC includes:
- a CDS encoding MFS transporter: MPILAMLAAVLGLSGADVATVGASATELRHALGISDTQVGLLVASTLLVGAVATLPFGVLADHVKRTRTLAIAIALWGVAMGFSAAATSYEMLLVARLFLGIVTAAAGPLVASLVGDYFDGRDRGRVWGLILMGELVGVGFGFLVTGDIALLSWRAAFVALALPAFALAWFVRRLPEPERGGGGETGPDRMSLPTAARYVLRVRTNALLIVASTLGYYFLAGIQTFGAEFTKKQYGESQAVVNGMVVVVGAGALLGVLAGGTAGDALARRGHAAGRVTVAAVSVALAAVLFIPAILSTGGLGALPYLVAAAFMLAAQNPPLDAARLDVVPGRLWGRAEAVRTVVKSLAQALAPLLFGAISDHVFGGGKSGLKWTFLVMLVPLAGSAVILWRARRTYPGDAAAAGARSAEPPQRGAAHMRVSRPGPRPSGTG